In a single window of the Pseudobacteriovorax antillogorgiicola genome:
- a CDS encoding PfaD family polyunsaturated fatty acid/polyketide biosynthesis protein → MNSEPELTSLIWDYENQHYLKHAGKEYLLPATPLTSLGDPRFCEAFGLSLPYVAGAMANGIASEDLVAAMADHRMLGIYGAAGLGIPRIEAAIDRLQNRIGHRAFGVNLIHAPSEPQWEQDLVDLLIRKNVAVVEASAFMSLTYPLIYYRVKGIRREQDGKIVAPHRVIAKASRVELAEKFFSPPPVDMLRRLYEDGYISAEEAHLAQFMPVASYVTAEADSGGHTDNRPALTLFPTFKALRDKMQAIHEYHEPLMLGLAGGMATPSSVAAAFAMGAAYVMGGSIHQACLEAGTSPKVKALLSQVSQADVVMAPAADMFEMGVQVQVLKKGTMFPMRARKLYELYKTHNSIEDLAPNDLAMLESQIFRQSIDQVWSETQAFFRARDPEKLERCEDRPKLKMALIFRWYLGQASKWANEGLDGREMDYQVWCGPAMGAFNRWTAGTYLAQPAQRKAPLVARNLVLGALALHRLQILRSQGFDTMQLSSDVDQPLPEEKIKQILREG, encoded by the coding sequence ATGAACAGTGAGCCAGAACTCACGTCTCTTATTTGGGACTACGAAAACCAACACTATCTTAAGCACGCTGGTAAAGAGTATCTGCTTCCTGCAACTCCTTTAACCTCTCTAGGAGATCCGCGGTTTTGTGAAGCATTTGGGCTAAGCCTTCCATACGTAGCTGGTGCTATGGCGAATGGTATCGCAAGCGAAGATTTGGTGGCAGCTATGGCTGATCACCGCATGCTAGGGATTTACGGAGCTGCTGGGTTAGGTATCCCGCGAATCGAAGCAGCAATCGATCGTTTGCAAAATCGAATCGGTCACAGGGCTTTTGGTGTGAATCTGATCCATGCACCCTCAGAGCCCCAATGGGAGCAAGATTTAGTCGATCTGCTCATTCGCAAAAACGTCGCTGTTGTCGAGGCCTCAGCGTTTATGTCGCTGACGTATCCTCTGATCTATTACCGAGTTAAAGGCATCCGCCGTGAGCAAGATGGCAAGATCGTTGCTCCTCATCGAGTGATTGCCAAGGCGTCTCGGGTTGAACTAGCAGAAAAATTCTTTTCACCACCACCCGTTGACATGCTTCGCCGACTTTATGAGGATGGCTATATCTCGGCTGAGGAAGCCCACCTTGCGCAGTTTATGCCAGTGGCGTCTTACGTTACAGCAGAAGCTGATTCGGGAGGGCACACGGATAACCGGCCTGCATTGACCCTTTTTCCGACTTTTAAGGCACTAAGGGACAAGATGCAGGCGATACATGAATACCATGAACCGCTGATGCTCGGTTTAGCGGGTGGGATGGCGACCCCATCCTCTGTGGCTGCTGCATTTGCCATGGGTGCGGCATATGTGATGGGCGGTAGTATCCATCAAGCCTGCCTTGAAGCTGGAACCAGTCCGAAAGTAAAGGCGCTTCTAAGTCAGGTGTCCCAGGCAGATGTCGTGATGGCACCGGCCGCGGATATGTTCGAGATGGGTGTCCAAGTGCAGGTGCTTAAAAAAGGCACGATGTTTCCGATGAGGGCGCGCAAACTTTATGAACTTTACAAGACACATAATTCCATAGAAGATCTAGCCCCGAATGATTTGGCTATGCTAGAGTCCCAGATCTTTCGGCAATCGATCGACCAGGTTTGGAGCGAGACACAGGCCTTCTTTCGGGCTCGTGACCCAGAGAAGCTTGAGCGATGCGAAGATCGACCCAAGCTTAAGATGGCGCTGATATTCCGCTGGTATCTTGGCCAGGCGTCGAAGTGGGCGAATGAAGGTCTTGATGGGCGCGAGATGGACTACCAAGTCTGGTGTGGTCCGGCGATGGGAGCCTTCAACCGCTGGACGGCAGGAACCTATTTGGCTCAGCCAGCGCAGAGGAAAGCGCCCCTGGTAGCTCGAAACCTTGTGCTAGGTGCCCTGGCGCTGCATCGCTTGCAGATTCTTCGATCACAAGGATTTGATACCATGCAGTTGAGTTCGGACGTCGATCAACCATTGCCAGAGGAAAAGATAAAACAAATACTACGGGAAGGATAG
- a CDS encoding right-handed parallel beta-helix repeat-containing protein: protein MLRKALLAILGVATFGLSSCHQLEIQSSQSESSEPSEASAEDSPVVSEPVSVGGAFLIDCGPDDAPGEELIIGCRSLAPERALQADLIEASYEDQNGVLNKVASIPSRNRFWQLSFLLPQGARRFNIASLSPEDGTTEGLFTEEIPAIINQSFIEASCIAEDPRPCFTSLAAWQSNWGGLNFGNCPLGDLVCLERPALVQIRGPWETADRSPLTIDGWQTNQQFNIRIQATGEARHDGFRKERAYLMSPETGHGIVILTPYTVIDGLSFGQFEGDSREGIRIAATGVTIGNVLMFGMSGAHQDGIYVNGSNIVTHIYNSIFYGMGRSGIMVQGFPNPVENTRVIVSNVTAIQTCNSEVTRTGAFAGRFSAIGMDNAFTYPGSELVILNSIGDTAAGCTGFSFATTDSPSSNFNLATDGTAPGPNSSSNLVLSDRSNPSAEAGITFESLEPGQENLHLVSGSEKVGSDATSFFADSSLKPIQLMSQWVIGASP, encoded by the coding sequence ATGTTGCGAAAAGCTTTGTTAGCCATTTTAGGCGTCGCTACCTTTGGCCTGAGTTCCTGTCATCAACTGGAAATTCAGAGTAGCCAAAGCGAGTCATCAGAGCCCAGCGAAGCCAGCGCCGAGGACAGTCCCGTGGTTAGCGAGCCAGTTTCGGTAGGAGGCGCCTTCCTTATCGACTGTGGCCCAGACGACGCGCCAGGGGAGGAGCTGATCATTGGCTGTCGATCCTTAGCTCCTGAACGAGCCCTTCAAGCTGACTTGATTGAGGCAAGCTACGAGGATCAAAATGGTGTCTTGAACAAGGTTGCTAGCATACCCAGCCGCAATCGCTTTTGGCAGTTGAGCTTCTTATTACCCCAAGGAGCGCGCCGATTTAATATTGCGTCGTTGTCACCAGAAGATGGCACTACCGAAGGCCTTTTCACAGAAGAGATTCCAGCTATTATCAACCAATCATTTATCGAAGCAAGCTGCATAGCGGAAGATCCACGACCTTGCTTCACTAGCCTTGCGGCATGGCAAAGCAATTGGGGTGGGCTTAATTTTGGCAATTGCCCTCTCGGAGACCTTGTATGTTTAGAGCGACCAGCTTTGGTACAGATTCGCGGGCCATGGGAAACCGCTGATCGCAGTCCGTTGACCATCGATGGCTGGCAGACCAATCAGCAATTCAATATTCGAATCCAAGCGACCGGCGAAGCGAGGCATGATGGTTTTCGCAAAGAAAGAGCCTACTTGATGAGTCCTGAGACTGGCCATGGCATTGTTATACTCACACCTTACACTGTCATCGATGGTCTCAGCTTTGGCCAGTTTGAAGGCGACTCACGGGAAGGGATTCGCATTGCTGCCACCGGAGTTACCATAGGCAACGTTCTTATGTTCGGCATGTCTGGGGCTCACCAAGACGGAATATATGTTAACGGGAGCAACATCGTTACCCACATATACAACAGCATTTTTTACGGCATGGGTCGCAGTGGAATCATGGTCCAAGGCTTTCCAAACCCTGTGGAAAACACTCGCGTCATCGTGAGCAATGTAACTGCCATTCAAACATGTAATTCAGAAGTCACCCGCACGGGGGCTTTCGCCGGGCGATTCTCTGCCATTGGTATGGACAATGCCTTTACTTATCCAGGCTCGGAGCTGGTGATTCTAAACTCCATCGGCGATACGGCTGCTGGCTGCACTGGGTTTAGCTTTGCGACCACCGACAGCCCGAGTTCGAACTTTAATCTTGCCACGGACGGGACTGCTCCTGGGCCCAATAGCTCAAGCAATCTGGTTCTCAGCGACCGTAGCAACCCTTCGGCAGAAGCAGGCATCACCTTCGAAAGTTTGGAGCCTGGTCAGGAAAATCTACACCTTGTTTCTGGTAGTGAGAAGGTCGGCAGTGATGCCACTAGCTTCTTCGCTGACAGCTCTCTAAAGCCAATTCAACTTATGAGTCAATGGGTCATCGGAGCATCACCCTAG